The Kitasatospora paranensis genome has a window encoding:
- a CDS encoding ABC transporter substrate-binding protein has protein sequence MSKRAAAAVIAGAMIATLSACSSGAAGAGDAKGSGHKLVIGFSQVGAESGWRTANTKSIQDAAKKAGVELKFSDAQQKQENQIKAIRSFIQQKVDVIAFSPVVESGWDTVLKEAKAAHIPVILTDRAVDSQDTSLYVSFLGSDFVEEGKKAGDWLVKEYQGKPGDVNIVQLEGTTGSAPANDRKSGFADVIKGDSKFKIVASQTGDFTRAKGKEVMQAFLKSQPKIDVLYAHNDDMALGAIQAIEESGKKPGTDIKIVSVDGVKDAFTAMSQGKINFDVECNPLLGDQLMELAQKVKAGESVERRIKTTEGTFTPEQATAALPNRQY, from the coding sequence ATGTCCAAGAGAGCTGCGGCCGCCGTGATCGCCGGCGCCATGATCGCCACCCTGTCCGCCTGCTCCTCGGGTGCCGCCGGCGCCGGCGACGCCAAGGGCTCCGGCCACAAGCTCGTCATCGGCTTCTCGCAGGTCGGCGCCGAGAGCGGCTGGCGCACCGCCAACACCAAGTCGATCCAGGACGCGGCCAAGAAGGCCGGCGTCGAGCTGAAGTTCTCCGACGCGCAGCAGAAGCAGGAGAACCAGATCAAGGCGATCCGCTCGTTCATCCAGCAGAAGGTCGACGTGATCGCCTTCTCGCCGGTGGTCGAGTCGGGCTGGGACACCGTGCTGAAGGAGGCCAAGGCCGCGCACATCCCGGTGATCCTCACCGACCGCGCGGTCGACTCCCAGGACACCTCGCTGTACGTCTCCTTCCTGGGCTCGGACTTCGTCGAGGAGGGCAAGAAGGCCGGCGACTGGCTGGTGAAGGAGTACCAGGGCAAGCCGGGGGACGTGAACATCGTCCAGCTGGAGGGCACCACCGGCTCGGCCCCGGCGAACGACCGCAAGTCGGGCTTCGCGGACGTGATCAAGGGCGATTCGAAGTTCAAGATCGTGGCCTCCCAGACGGGCGACTTCACCCGGGCCAAGGGCAAGGAGGTCATGCAGGCCTTCCTGAAGTCCCAGCCGAAGATCGACGTGCTCTACGCGCACAACGACGACATGGCGCTCGGCGCCATCCAGGCGATCGAGGAGTCCGGCAAGAAGCCCGGCACCGACATCAAGATCGTGTCCGTGGACGGCGTCAAGGACGCCTTCACCGCAATGTCCCAGGGCAAGATCAACTTCGACGTTGAGTGCAACCCCCTGCTCGGCGACCAGCTGATGGAGCTCGCCCAGAAGGTCAAGGCCGGCGAGAGCGTCGAACGCCGCATCAAGACCACCGAGGGCACCTTCACCCCGGAGCAGGCCACCGCCGCCCTGCCGAACCGCCAGTACTGA
- a CDS encoding sugar ABC transporter ATP-binding protein, whose product MPQQPVLEVHGLRKEFPGVLALDGVDFRLFPGEVHALMGENGAGKSTLIKVLTGVYASDGGQVLLSGRPVRIAGPLQAQQAGISTVYQEVNLCPNLSVAENILIGREPRRRGLIHWAELRRRAARSVAALDLDIDVTTPLADHSIAVQQLVAIARAVDVSAKVLVLDEPTSSLDRDEVARLFAVMRRLRDHGVAILFVSHFLDQIYEICDRMTILRNGRLEGEYLTRDLSQMQLVSRMIGAELEGLESLSGTARKQPAALRGGAPFLRADALARRGAVEPYDLAIQPGEVVGLAGLLGSGRTEAARLLFGADQADGGTVRIEGRETALRNPRTAIGHGIAFCSENRKTEGLVGELTVRENIVLALQAARGWTKPLGRTAQDELAIRWIRALDIRPDNPEALVRNLSGGNQQKVLLARWLITDPKLLILDEPTRGIDIGAKAEIQKLVAKLAEDGMAVLFISAELEEVLRLSHKVGVLRDHRMVAQLRNDGELTPERIMTTIASGAQR is encoded by the coding sequence ATGCCACAGCAACCGGTCCTGGAAGTGCACGGGCTCCGCAAGGAGTTCCCGGGCGTGCTGGCGCTGGACGGGGTCGACTTCCGGCTCTTCCCCGGCGAGGTGCACGCACTGATGGGTGAGAACGGCGCCGGCAAGTCCACCCTGATCAAGGTCCTCACGGGCGTGTACGCGTCGGACGGCGGCCAGGTGCTGCTCTCCGGCCGCCCGGTACGGATCGCCGGCCCGCTGCAGGCCCAGCAGGCGGGCATCTCGACGGTCTACCAGGAGGTGAACCTCTGCCCGAACCTCTCGGTCGCGGAGAACATCCTGATCGGCCGCGAGCCCCGTCGGCGGGGCCTCATCCACTGGGCCGAACTGCGCCGCCGCGCCGCCCGGTCGGTGGCCGCACTCGACCTGGACATCGACGTCACGACACCGCTGGCCGACCACTCGATCGCCGTCCAGCAGCTCGTCGCCATCGCCCGCGCGGTCGACGTCTCCGCCAAGGTCCTCGTTCTCGACGAGCCGACCTCCAGCCTCGACCGCGACGAGGTCGCCCGACTCTTCGCCGTGATGCGCCGGTTGCGCGACCACGGGGTGGCGATCCTGTTCGTCTCGCACTTCCTCGACCAGATCTACGAGATCTGCGACCGGATGACGATCCTGCGCAACGGCCGGCTCGAAGGCGAGTACCTCACCCGGGACCTGAGCCAGATGCAGCTGGTCTCCCGGATGATCGGCGCCGAACTGGAGGGCCTGGAGAGCCTGTCGGGCACCGCCCGCAAGCAACCCGCCGCGCTCCGCGGCGGCGCCCCGTTCCTGCGGGCCGACGCGCTCGCCCGCCGCGGCGCCGTCGAGCCCTACGACCTCGCCATCCAGCCGGGCGAAGTCGTCGGCCTGGCAGGCCTGCTGGGCTCCGGCCGGACGGAAGCCGCCCGGCTGCTGTTCGGCGCGGACCAGGCCGACGGCGGCACCGTCCGGATCGAGGGCCGTGAGACCGCCCTGCGCAACCCGCGCACCGCGATCGGCCACGGCATCGCCTTCTGCTCGGAGAACCGCAAGACCGAGGGGCTCGTCGGCGAACTCACCGTCCGCGAGAACATCGTGCTCGCCCTGCAGGCCGCCCGCGGCTGGACGAAGCCGCTCGGCCGCACCGCCCAGGACGAACTCGCCATCCGCTGGATCCGCGCCCTCGACATCCGCCCCGACAACCCCGAGGCGCTGGTGCGCAACCTGTCCGGCGGCAACCAGCAGAAGGTCCTGCTGGCCCGCTGGCTCATCACCGACCCGAAGCTGCTCATCCTGGACGAGCCCACCCGCGGCATCGACATCGGTGCCAAGGCCGAGATCCAGAAGCTGGTGGCCAAGCTCGCCGAGGACGGCATGGCCGTGCTCTTCATCTCCGCCGAGCTGGAGGAGGTGCTGCGCCTCAGCCACAAGGTCGGCGTCCTGCGCGACCACCGGATGGTCGCGCAGCTCCGCAACGACGGCGAGCTGACCCCGGAGCGCATCATGACGACGATCGCGAGCGGAGCACAGCGATGA
- a CDS encoding ABC transporter permease, which produces MTKHRLFWPAAVLAALLLANVAFTHDFFAIRIKDGHLYGSLIDILHFGAPLILVALGMTLVIATGGIDLSVGSTVAIAGALACLHISEAPDPGSVGTVLTAVALALAVALVLGLANGLLVSRVGVQPIIATLILMVAGRGVAQLITDGQIITVTSAPYQLIGGGYWLTAPFSILLSAAMVLLTALLTRSTALGLLLESVGGNPVASRLVGIRATRLIALVYVFSALCAAVAGLMISSNVSAADGNNAGLWIELDAILAVVIGGTSLNGGRFSLGGTVLGALVIQTLSTTIYTIGIPPETTLVFKAVVVITVCLIQSPQFRTRLARRRTAHHRTAAGTAAAPANLEVGA; this is translated from the coding sequence ATGACCAAGCACCGCCTCTTCTGGCCCGCAGCCGTGCTCGCCGCACTCCTGCTGGCCAACGTGGCCTTCACGCACGACTTCTTCGCGATCCGGATCAAGGACGGCCACCTCTACGGCAGCCTGATCGACATCCTGCACTTCGGCGCCCCGCTGATCCTGGTGGCGCTGGGCATGACCCTGGTCATCGCCACCGGCGGCATCGACCTCTCGGTCGGCTCCACCGTCGCCATCGCCGGCGCCCTGGCCTGCCTGCACATCAGCGAGGCCCCCGACCCCGGCAGCGTCGGCACCGTCCTCACCGCCGTCGCCCTCGCCCTGGCCGTCGCGCTCGTCCTCGGACTGGCCAACGGCCTGCTGGTCTCCCGGGTCGGCGTCCAGCCCATCATCGCCACCCTGATCCTCATGGTGGCCGGCCGCGGCGTCGCCCAGCTCATCACCGACGGCCAGATCATCACCGTCACCAGCGCGCCCTACCAGCTGATCGGTGGCGGCTACTGGCTGACCGCGCCGTTCTCCATCCTGCTCAGCGCCGCGATGGTGCTCCTGACCGCGCTGCTCACCCGTTCCACCGCGCTCGGCCTGCTGCTGGAGTCCGTCGGCGGCAATCCGGTCGCCAGCCGCCTCGTCGGCATCCGGGCGACCCGGCTGATCGCCCTGGTCTACGTCTTCAGCGCGCTGTGCGCGGCCGTCGCAGGCCTGATGATCAGTTCCAACGTGTCGGCCGCCGACGGCAACAACGCCGGCCTCTGGATCGAGCTGGACGCCATCCTCGCGGTGGTGATCGGCGGCACCTCGCTCAACGGCGGCCGGTTCTCACTCGGCGGTACCGTGCTCGGCGCACTGGTGATCCAGACGCTGTCCACCACCATCTACACCATCGGCATCCCGCCCGAGACCACCCTGGTGTTCAAGGCTGTCGTGGTGATCACCGTCTGCCTGATCCAGTCGCCGCAGTTCCGGACCAGGCTGGCCCGGCGCCGCACGGCACACCACCGCACCGCGGCCGGGACCGCAGCCGCACCCGCAAACCTGGAGGTCGGCGCATGA
- the yjfF gene encoding galactofuranose ABC transporter, permease protein YjfF yields MNATVAAKLRAHVPLVVTAVLLVTMFGAGSVQYDGFFSGQVLLNLLIDNAFLLVVAVGMTFVVLTGGIDLSVGAVVALATMISAWLVEKHHWPALLVIPLVLAIGTAGGALMGWIIHTFEIQPFIVTLAGMFLARGLCYTISVESISITDSSYTAMAQTRIPLPGGMFLSPSAVIAVVVVVAAFVVLHHTRLGRNVYALGGSEQSALLMGLPVTRTKVTVYAVSGFCSALGGVLLTFYMLSGYGLHAVGLELDAIAAVVIGGTLLTGGSGYLLGTVLGVLVLGLIQTVISFQGTLSSWWTRIVIGGLLFVFIVLQRLITRSRRA; encoded by the coding sequence ATGAACGCCACCGTCGCCGCCAAACTCCGCGCCCACGTCCCGCTCGTGGTGACCGCCGTCCTGCTGGTCACCATGTTCGGCGCCGGATCCGTCCAGTACGACGGCTTCTTCTCCGGCCAGGTGCTGCTCAACCTGCTGATCGACAACGCCTTCCTGCTGGTCGTCGCCGTCGGCATGACGTTCGTCGTCCTCACCGGCGGCATCGACCTGTCGGTCGGCGCGGTCGTCGCACTCGCCACGATGATCTCCGCCTGGCTGGTCGAGAAGCACCACTGGCCGGCGCTGCTGGTGATCCCGCTCGTGCTGGCGATCGGCACCGCGGGCGGAGCCCTGATGGGCTGGATCATCCACACCTTCGAGATCCAGCCGTTCATCGTGACCCTGGCCGGCATGTTCCTGGCCCGCGGCCTCTGCTACACCATCAGCGTCGAGTCCATCTCGATCACCGACTCCTCGTACACCGCCATGGCGCAGACCCGCATCCCGCTGCCCGGCGGCATGTTCCTCTCCCCCAGCGCGGTGATCGCGGTCGTCGTGGTGGTCGCGGCCTTCGTGGTCCTGCACCACACCCGGCTGGGCCGCAACGTGTACGCACTCGGTGGCAGCGAGCAGTCCGCCCTGCTGATGGGCCTGCCGGTGACCCGGACGAAGGTCACCGTCTACGCGGTCAGCGGCTTCTGCTCGGCCCTCGGCGGCGTCCTGCTCACCTTCTACATGCTGTCCGGCTACGGCCTGCACGCGGTGGGCCTGGAGCTCGACGCGATCGCCGCCGTCGTGATCGGCGGCACCCTGCTCACCGGCGGGTCGGGCTACCTGCTCGGCACGGTGCTCGGCGTCCTGGTGCTGGGACTCATCCAGACCGTCATCAGCTTCCAGGGCACCCTGAGCTCCTGGTGGACCCGCATCGTGATCGGTGGCCTGCTCTTCGTGTTCATCGTCCTGCAGCGGCTGATCACCCGGAGCCGGCGCGCGTAG
- the araA gene encoding L-arabinose isomerase, whose product MPLNRPVHAIWFLTGSQGLYGPETLEQVAEQSRGVAAQLEASGDVPVPVVWQPVLTDAAAIRRICLEANADDACIGLIVWMHTFSPAKMWIAGLDALRKPLLHLHTQANTHLPWSTIDMDFMNLNQAAHGDREFGYIQSRLGVSRKTVAGHATDPRVVGRVGDWARAAAGRAELASLKLARFGDNMRDVAVTEGDKIEAQLRLGVSVNTYGVNDLVAVVDAVTDADVTELVKDYDDLYRLAPELRPTGDRHHALRYAARIELGLRTFLTDGEFRAFTTNFEDLGGLRQLPGLAVQRLMADGYGFGGEGDWKTATLLRTLKAAAEGLPGGTSFMEDYTYHLEPGQELILGAHMLEVCPSIAATTPSCEVHPLGIGGREDPVRLVFDAAPGPALVVGLADMGDRFRLVANEIDVVAPVEPLPQLPVARAVWKPRPDFRTSTEAWLTAGGPHHTVLTTALTTDHLDDLADMLAVELLTIDNDTTMRRFTRELRWNQAYHRLAQHL is encoded by the coding sequence ATGCCCCTGAACCGTCCCGTGCACGCGATCTGGTTCCTGACCGGCAGTCAGGGCCTCTACGGTCCGGAGACGCTGGAGCAGGTCGCCGAGCAGTCCCGCGGTGTCGCGGCGCAGTTGGAGGCGTCCGGGGATGTCCCGGTGCCGGTGGTGTGGCAGCCGGTGCTGACGGATGCCGCGGCGATCCGGCGGATCTGTCTGGAGGCGAACGCGGACGATGCCTGCATCGGGCTGATCGTGTGGATGCACACGTTCTCGCCGGCCAAGATGTGGATCGCCGGCCTGGATGCGCTGCGCAAGCCGCTGCTCCATCTGCACACGCAGGCCAACACGCATCTGCCCTGGTCCACCATCGACATGGACTTCATGAACCTGAACCAGGCCGCGCACGGCGACCGCGAGTTCGGCTACATCCAGTCCCGCCTCGGCGTCTCCCGCAAGACCGTCGCCGGCCACGCCACCGATCCCCGGGTTGTCGGGCGTGTCGGTGACTGGGCCCGGGCCGCGGCCGGCCGCGCCGAGCTCGCGAGCCTGAAACTCGCCCGCTTCGGCGACAACATGCGCGACGTCGCCGTCACCGAGGGCGACAAGATCGAGGCCCAACTCCGCCTCGGCGTCTCCGTCAACACCTACGGCGTCAACGACCTCGTCGCCGTCGTCGACGCGGTCACCGACGCCGACGTCACCGAACTCGTCAAGGACTACGACGACCTGTACCGCCTCGCCCCCGAACTGCGCCCCACCGGCGACCGCCACCACGCCCTGCGCTACGCGGCCCGCATCGAACTCGGCCTGCGCACCTTCCTCACCGACGGCGAGTTCCGCGCCTTCACCACCAACTTCGAGGACCTCGGCGGCCTGCGCCAACTCCCCGGCCTCGCCGTGCAGCGCCTGATGGCCGACGGCTACGGCTTCGGCGGCGAGGGCGACTGGAAGACCGCCACCCTCCTGCGCACCCTCAAGGCCGCCGCCGAGGGTCTGCCCGGCGGCACCTCCTTCATGGAGGACTACACCTACCACCTGGAGCCGGGCCAGGAGCTGATCCTCGGCGCCCACATGCTGGAGGTCTGCCCGAGCATCGCCGCCACCACCCCCAGCTGCGAGGTCCACCCGCTCGGCATCGGCGGCCGCGAGGACCCCGTCCGCCTCGTCTTCGACGCCGCCCCCGGCCCCGCCCTGGTCGTCGGACTCGCCGACATGGGCGACCGCTTCCGCCTCGTCGCCAACGAGATCGACGTCGTCGCACCCGTCGAACCGCTCCCGCAGCTGCCGGTGGCCCGCGCCGTCTGGAAGCCCCGCCCCGACTTCCGGACCTCCACCGAGGCCTGGCTCACCGCCGGCGGCCCCCACCACACCGTCCTCACCACCGCCCTCACCACCGACCACCTCGACGACCTCGCCGACATGCTCGCCGTCGAACTCCTCACCATCGACAACGACACCACGATGCGCCGCTTCACCCGCGAACTCCGCTGGAACCAGGCCTACCACCGCCTCGCCCAACACCTCTGA
- a CDS encoding class I SAM-dependent methyltransferase: MADGWQWDRTLFEGSAAHYERGRLPYAPGFAEALAAALRLDGRGRLLDVGCGPGTVVLALARYFTASVGLDPDEGMLAEAERQAGRRGVTTVRWVAGRAEDLPAGLGEFRAVVFAQSFHWTDRDAVAATVRTMLEPGGAFVHVSDLKHPPAEPAPPPLVAPPYGQIGALVRRHLGPVRRAGQGVLVDGTPGGEELVLARAGFADVERLVVSAGEVVRRTADDLVAWVFSRSDSAPHLFGDRQADFERELRGVLRQAAPGGFFAERLPATEIKIWRRPHDTR; encoded by the coding sequence GTGGCTGACGGATGGCAGTGGGACAGGACCCTCTTCGAGGGGAGCGCAGCCCACTACGAGCGCGGCCGCCTGCCGTACGCTCCGGGCTTCGCCGAAGCGCTGGCGGCGGCGCTGCGCCTGGACGGCCGCGGCCGGCTCCTCGACGTGGGCTGCGGGCCCGGCACCGTGGTGCTCGCCCTGGCACGGTACTTCACCGCCTCGGTCGGCCTCGACCCGGACGAGGGCATGCTGGCCGAGGCCGAGCGGCAGGCCGGTCGCCGTGGCGTGACCACCGTGCGCTGGGTCGCCGGCCGGGCCGAGGACCTGCCGGCCGGGCTGGGCGAGTTCCGGGCCGTGGTGTTCGCCCAGTCCTTCCACTGGACGGATCGCGACGCGGTTGCCGCCACCGTGCGGACGATGCTGGAGCCGGGCGGGGCGTTCGTCCACGTGAGCGACCTCAAGCACCCGCCCGCCGAGCCGGCGCCGCCGCCCCTGGTCGCGCCCCCGTACGGGCAGATCGGCGCGCTGGTGCGCCGCCACCTGGGGCCGGTGCGGCGCGCGGGGCAGGGCGTGCTGGTCGACGGGACGCCGGGCGGGGAGGAACTCGTCCTGGCACGGGCCGGGTTCGCGGATGTCGAACGGCTGGTCGTGTCGGCCGGGGAGGTCGTCCGCCGCACCGCCGACGACCTCGTCGCCTGGGTGTTCTCCCGGTCCGACTCGGCGCCGCACCTGTTCGGCGACCGGCAGGCGGACTTCGAACGGGAGCTGCGCGGAGTGCTGCGGCAGGCGGCACCCGGGGGCTTCTTCGCGGAACGCCTGCCGGCCACCGAGATCAAGATCTGGCGCAGGCCGCACGACACCCGGTGA
- a CDS encoding arabinofuranosidase catalytic domain-containing protein: protein MIVRIRLRNLRRALLSAGTTAAVVLGMLVGTVGAAGTAQAAASLPCDIYASAGAPCIAAHSTTRALYGSYSGALYQVRRASDGATTNIGTLTAGGYANAAAQDSFCTGTVCTITEIYDQSARHNHLTIEGPGGNGGQDVGAIANALPVTVGGHAAYGVWVSAGVGYRNNSTSGVPTGSAPQGAYMVTSGTHVNDRCCFDYGNAETSGNDTGNGHMDAINFGTECWFSPCSGSGPWVQADLENGLFAGGNGSWTGNKGNASPFVTALLKNNGTTTYAIKDGNAQSGSLTTEYNGALPNLGGYTPMQKEGAIVLGTGGDDSNGSDGSFFEGVMTAGYPTDAADNAVQANIVSVGYAAPSRSFPVAGTAYRLTNVNSGTVVDAVNCGTANGTAIDLWSSLGNTCQQWKFSSAGGGHYTITNVNSGTVLDSKNCGSSNGTIVQLWASLNNRCQAWDVTPAGSHWTISNVGNGMALDATNCGTANGTVVRQWAQLDNTCQQWNIAP, encoded by the coding sequence TTGATCGTTCGGATCCGACTTCGAAACCTGCGAAGGGCCCTGCTGTCCGCGGGCACCACCGCGGCGGTGGTGCTCGGCATGCTGGTCGGCACCGTCGGTGCGGCGGGCACCGCGCAGGCCGCGGCCTCCCTGCCGTGCGACATCTACGCGTCCGCCGGTGCCCCCTGTATCGCCGCGCACAGCACCACCCGTGCTCTCTACGGGAGTTACAGCGGTGCGCTGTACCAGGTCAGGCGTGCCTCGGACGGTGCGACCACCAACATCGGCACGCTCACGGCCGGCGGCTACGCCAACGCCGCGGCGCAGGACTCGTTCTGCACCGGCACGGTCTGCACCATCACCGAGATCTACGACCAGAGCGCCAGGCACAACCACCTCACCATCGAGGGCCCCGGCGGCAACGGCGGGCAGGACGTCGGCGCGATCGCGAACGCGCTCCCCGTGACGGTCGGTGGCCATGCCGCCTACGGCGTCTGGGTGTCGGCCGGCGTCGGCTACCGCAACAACAGCACGTCGGGCGTCCCCACCGGCAGCGCACCGCAGGGCGCCTACATGGTGACCAGCGGCACGCACGTCAACGACCGCTGCTGCTTCGACTACGGCAACGCCGAGACCTCCGGCAACGACACCGGCAACGGCCACATGGACGCCATCAACTTCGGTACGGAGTGCTGGTTCTCCCCGTGCTCCGGATCAGGCCCCTGGGTCCAGGCCGACCTCGAGAACGGCCTCTTCGCCGGTGGGAACGGCTCCTGGACGGGCAACAAGGGGAACGCCTCCCCGTTCGTCACGGCGCTGCTCAAGAACAACGGCACCACCACCTACGCCATCAAGGACGGCAACGCGCAGTCCGGCAGTCTCACCACCGAGTACAACGGCGCGCTGCCCAACCTCGGGGGCTACACCCCGATGCAGAAGGAGGGCGCCATCGTCCTCGGCACCGGCGGCGACGACAGCAACGGCTCCGACGGCTCGTTCTTCGAGGGCGTCATGACCGCCGGCTACCCGACGGACGCGGCCGACAACGCCGTCCAGGCGAACATCGTCTCGGTCGGCTACGCCGCCCCGAGCCGGAGCTTCCCGGTCGCCGGCACCGCCTACCGGCTGACCAACGTCAACAGCGGCACGGTCGTCGACGCGGTCAACTGCGGTACCGCGAACGGCACGGCGATCGACCTGTGGTCCTCGCTCGGCAACACCTGCCAGCAGTGGAAGTTCAGCAGCGCGGGCGGCGGCCACTACACCATCACCAACGTCAACAGCGGGACGGTCCTCGACTCCAAGAATTGCGGCAGCTCGAACGGGACGATCGTCCAGCTGTGGGCGTCCCTGAACAACCGCTGCCAGGCCTGGGACGTCACCCCGGCCGGCAGCCACTGGACGATCAGCAACGTCGGCAACGGCATGGCCCTCGACGCGACCAACTGCGGGACGGCCAACGGCACGGTCGTCCGGCAGTGGGCCCAGCTCGACAACACCTGCCAGCAGTGGAACATCGCCCCCTGA
- a CDS encoding FAD-dependent oxidoreductase, whose amino-acid sequence MGATGVREPAPAAGLRVAVVGSGPAGLYTAEALLKQVAAADCPVHGVAVDVIERLPTPYGLVRYGVAPDHPSIRSIADHLRQVLEDPRVRFLGGLAFGRDLDRELLLRCYDAVVYATGAARDRRLDVPGEDLPGSAAAAEFVRWYCGHPDAAPEGFTLDAESVAVVGSGNVALDVARVLAEPASALRTTDVPERVLAVLAASRVREIHVLGRRGPALARFTTRELRAVGELPATDVLVDRAGQDPGALDPAGGNGGPVRPDRRVRENLAVLADWAARPPRGRPRRVTFRFWTRPVEITGRDRVRGLVVERTRLEESGRLVGTGERSTLPVQLVLRSVGYRSVPLPGVPFDEMRAVVPNVEGRVRGRTALRAPASTSRAG is encoded by the coding sequence ATGGGTGCCACAGGCGTACGGGAGCCGGCACCGGCGGCAGGGCTGCGGGTGGCCGTGGTCGGGTCCGGGCCGGCCGGGCTCTACACCGCGGAGGCGCTGCTCAAGCAGGTCGCAGCGGCCGACTGCCCGGTCCACGGGGTCGCGGTCGACGTCATCGAGCGGCTGCCGACACCGTACGGCCTGGTGCGCTACGGGGTGGCGCCCGACCATCCCTCGATCAGGTCGATCGCCGATCACCTCCGGCAGGTCCTCGAGGATCCCCGGGTGCGGTTCCTGGGCGGCCTCGCCTTCGGTCGGGACCTGGACCGCGAACTGCTGCTGCGCTGCTACGACGCGGTCGTCTACGCCACCGGCGCCGCCCGGGACAGACGGCTCGACGTCCCCGGGGAGGACCTGCCGGGCAGCGCCGCCGCGGCCGAGTTCGTCCGCTGGTACTGCGGGCACCCGGATGCGGCCCCCGAGGGCTTCACGCTGGACGCCGAATCGGTCGCGGTGGTCGGCAGCGGCAACGTGGCGCTCGACGTGGCCCGGGTCCTGGCCGAACCGGCCTCCGCACTCCGGACGACGGACGTCCCGGAACGGGTCCTCGCGGTGCTGGCGGCCAGCCGGGTCAGGGAGATCCACGTCCTCGGCCGGCGCGGGCCGGCACTGGCCAGGTTCACCACCCGGGAGCTGCGCGCCGTCGGGGAGCTGCCGGCCACCGACGTCCTGGTGGACCGGGCCGGGCAGGATCCGGGCGCTCTCGACCCGGCCGGCGGCAACGGCGGCCCGGTGCGGCCCGACCGGCGGGTCCGGGAGAACCTGGCCGTCCTCGCGGACTGGGCCGCCCGGCCGCCGCGCGGTCGGCCCCGGCGGGTCACGTTCAGGTTCTGGACGCGGCCGGTGGAGATCACCGGCCGGGACCGGGTCCGCGGCCTGGTCGTCGAACGCACCAGGCTGGAGGAGTCGGGCCGACTGGTCGGCACCGGCGAGCGCAGCACACTCCCGGTCCAGCTGGTGCTGCGGTCCGTCGGCTACCGGAGCGTGCCGCTGCCCGGGGTGCCGTTCGACGAAATGCGGGCGGTGGTGCCCAACGTCGAGGGACGCGTCCGGGGGCGGACGGCACTCCGCGCCCCGGCGAGTACGTCGCGGGCTGGCTGA
- a CDS encoding alpha/beta hydrolase: protein MALFVLIPGAAAGPWYWHLLSAELHERGHDVVAVDLPCDDDTAGLAEYADTVVEAVGDRADPVLVAHSFGGFTAPLVCDRMPVALLVMLQAQVPAPGETPGEWWGNTGYPQARQAQDARDGRDPDDEIALFFQDTPPALAAEAGTHTRAQSATPFLAPWPLSAWPDVPTRFLLARDDRFLPAAYLRRIVRDRLGITPDEMPGDHCPMLGHPVELADHLEAYLTTGLR from the coding sequence ATGGCCCTGTTCGTCCTGATTCCCGGGGCCGCCGCAGGCCCGTGGTACTGGCACCTCCTCTCGGCCGAGCTGCACGAGCGGGGCCATGACGTGGTGGCGGTCGACCTGCCGTGCGACGACGACACGGCCGGACTCGCGGAGTACGCCGACACCGTCGTCGAGGCCGTCGGCGACCGGGCCGACCCGGTCCTGGTGGCGCACTCCTTCGGCGGGTTCACCGCGCCGCTGGTGTGCGACCGCATGCCGGTGGCCCTGCTGGTGATGCTTCAGGCGCAGGTCCCGGCACCGGGCGAGACCCCGGGCGAGTGGTGGGGAAACACGGGCTACCCGCAGGCCCGGCAGGCCCAGGACGCCCGCGACGGCAGGGATCCGGACGACGAGATTGCCCTCTTCTTCCAGGACACCCCGCCCGCCCTGGCCGCCGAGGCCGGGACGCACACCCGTGCGCAGTCGGCCACGCCGTTCCTGGCGCCCTGGCCGCTGTCGGCATGGCCGGACGTCCCCACCCGGTTCCTGCTGGCCCGGGACGACCGCTTCCTGCCCGCCGCCTACCTGCGCCGGATCGTCCGGGATCGGCTCGGCATCACCCCCGACGAGATGCCCGGCGACCACTGCCCCATGCTGGGACACCCGGTGGAACTGGCCGACCACCTGGAGGCGTACCTGACGACGGGCCTCCGGTAA